A portion of the Anser cygnoides isolate HZ-2024a breed goose chromosome 25, Taihu_goose_T2T_genome, whole genome shotgun sequence genome contains these proteins:
- the MYBPH gene encoding myosin-binding protein H — MTGKTAPPAADPAPAAPKEEPAPAPKEEPAPAPKEEPAPTPKEEPAPAAEGAPAPEHPPAAEQPPAPTDVSAPVPTAEATPAPEEGSPAPPAEHPAPEPEKPKAEPPSSPLSLTVEEVSENSVTLTWKAPEKTGRSGLDGYLVEICKDGSTDWAAVNKEPFLSTRYTIQDLGSGDKLHVRVKAVSAGGTSVPATLEQPVLVREITQLPRIRMPRHLRQTYVRHVGDAVNLMIPFQGKPQPQVVWTKNEQPLDTSRVTIRNTEKDTIFFIREAQRSDSGKYQLAVKINGAEDKATLDIRVIEPPGPPQNMKLVDIWGFNVALEWSPPADNGNSEIKGYTVQKSDKKSGKWFTALERCTRTSCTISDLIMGNTYSFRVFAENACGLSEKAAVASGVAHIEKTKTVYQPEKIPERDMMEPPKFTQPLTDRATTRGYNTHLFCSVRGFPQPKIIWMKNQMEIREDPKYIALIDQGVCSLEIRKPGPFDGGIYTCKAVNPLGEASVDCKLDVKIPK; from the exons ATGACTGGCAAAACCGCACCTCCAGCCGCAGACCCGGCTCCCGCAGCCCCAAAGGAAGAGCCGGCACCAGCCCCAAAGGAAGAACCAGCACCAGCCCCAAAGGAAGAGCCAGCACCAACCCCGAAAGAAGaaccagcaccagctgctgaaGGGGCCCCAGCCCCTGAGCATCCCCCTGCCgcagagcagcccccggcccccacaGATGTGTCAGCTCCCGTCCCCACGGCAGAAGCGACTCCAGCCCCCGAAGAAggttccccagcccccccagctgaGCACCCTGCCCCTGAGCCTGAGAAACCCAAAGCAG AGCCGCCCAGCTCCCCCTTGTCCCTGACTGTGGAAGAAGTGAGCGAAAACTCGGTTACGCTGACCTGGAAAGCCCCTGAGAAGACGGGCCGGTCAGGCCTGGATGGATACCTGGTGGAGATCTGCAAAGATGGAA GCACAGACTGGGCAGCGGTGAACAAGGAGCCCTTTCTTTCCACCCGGTACACGATCCAGGACCTCGGCTCTGGTGACAAGCTCCACGTGCGGGTGAAGGCTGTCAGCGCCGGCGGCACCAGTGTCCCGGCTACCTTGGAGCAGCCGGTGCTCGTCAGAGAGATCACCC agctcccGAGGATCCGCATGCCTCGTCACCTGCGGCAGACTTACGTCAGGCATGTTGGGGATGCCGTGAACCTGATGATCCCTTTCCAG GGAAAGCCACAGCCCCAGGTGGTCTGGACCAAGAATGAGCAGCCCCTGGACACCAGCCGTGTCACCATCCGCAACACAGAGAAGGACACGATCTTCTTCATCCGCGAGGCCCAGCGCAGTGACTCGGGCAAGTACCAGCTGGCCGTGAAGATAAACGGAGCAGAGGACAAGGCCACCCTGGACATCCGAGTGATTG AGCCGCCAGGTCCCCCCCAGAACATGAAGCTGGTGGATATTTGGGGCTTTAACGTGGCCCTGGAGTGGTCCCCCCCAGCGGACAATGGGAACTCCGAGATCAAGGGCTACACCGTGCAGAAATCAGACAAGAAAAGCGGG aaatgGTTCACAGCACTGGAGCGCTGCACCCGCACCAGCTGCACCATATCCGACCTCATCATGGGCAACACCTACTCGTTCCGCGTGTTCGCAGAGAATGCCTGCGGGCTGAGCGAGAAAGCAGCCGTCGCCTCCGGGGTGGCCCACATCGAGAAGACaa AAACTGTTTACCAGCCAGAGAAGATCCCCGAACGGGACATGATGGAGCCTCCAAAGTTCACCCAGCCCCTGACAGACCGAGCCACCACCCGGGGCTACAACACGCACCTCTTCTGCTCTGTCCGGGGCTTCCCCCAG CCCAAAATCATCTGGATGAAAAATCAGATGGAGATACGGGAAGACCCAAAATACATAGCGTTGATTGATCAGGGTGTCTGCTCCCTGGAAATCCGCAAGCCCGGCCCTTTTGACGGGGGCATCTACACCTGCAAAGCTGTGAACCCCTTGGGAGAAGCTTCGGTAGACTGCAAACTTGACGTGAAAA TACCCAAGTGA